A stretch of DNA from Caldilineales bacterium:
CGGGCGTGATGTTGAGGACGTCGCCGAGGTCGGCCAGCTTGATGGCCAGGAGGCGGCGGGGCGGCGGGGCAATGGGGGCGGGCATGGCAAGGATGATTCTAACATGGATCGAGGGATCAAGTGCGACGCACTTCAAGCGTAGGTGCGTCGCACTTTGCAAGTGCGACGCACCTGATCCATAATGACTGTATGTCTACACGAAATGAGGTGCGTCATGCCGCAGCTTGATCTTTTCGCCGACGCCGAGGAGACGGTGGAAGTCGGGACCGTGAGCGAAGCTGAAGCAAGGCCGGCAGCTGGGCTGAGCCGATCCAGTTCGATCAGCGCCGCGCTGCCGCTCTATCGCAGCTATCTGCTGGGCAACGGCCTGTCCGAGAACACGGTCACGGCTTTTCTTGGCGACATCCGTTTGCTGGTCAAATTTCTACATGAGACAGCCAGCAAAGAAGCCCTGAACGCCATCGGGACGGATGTTCTCAATCAATTCCTCTACTGGTTGCGCTTCGAGCGCAAGGACCCCGAGGGCAAACCGGTGCCGTGCAGTCCTAAGTCCTTCGCCCGCCGCATCACCAGCCTGAAGTCGTTTTTCGGCTGGCTGGCCGCCACCGAGGTGCTGCCCGCCGACCCGGCAGCCGCTGTGATCCAGGAGAGCGTGCAGGCGCCCTTGCCACGCATCCTCAACGATGCCGAGACCGAGCGCCTGATGCGGGCGACGCGCGATTTGCTGTGGTCGCCGAGCAAACCCGACGCCCGTCCGCATCTGCTGGTGTTGCTGCTGCTACAGACGGGGCTGAAGAAGGGCGAGACGGTTGGCATCCGCCTGGAGGACATCGACAGCTCGAATCCGCGCGAGCCGGTGCTGACGGTGCGCTATGAGGATGGTCGCCATCCGCACAAAGAGCGCCAGCTGTTCCTGGGCCCTGGCTTTCTACCGGTGCTCAACCAATATCTGCGCATCTATCAGCCGGCAAGCCATCTGTTCGAATGCACCCCGCGCAATCTCGAGTACATCCTTGAGGATGCCGCCCACCTGGCCGACATCCAGGGCGGCGTCTCGTTCGAGACCATGCGCTGGACCTCGGCCGTCCGTTCCTACCGCTTCGGCGCCCCACCCGACGCCCTGCGCCAGAAGCTCGGCCTCAGCGCCATCGCCTGGCGCGAGACGTTCGAGAAGA
This window harbors:
- a CDS encoding site-specific integrase; its protein translation is MPQLDLFADAEETVEVGTVSEAEARPAAGLSRSSSISAALPLYRSYLLGNGLSENTVTAFLGDIRLLVKFLHETASKEALNAIGTDVLNQFLYWLRFERKDPEGKPVPCSPKSFARRITSLKSFFGWLAATEVLPADPAAAVIQESVQAPLPRILNDAETERLMRATRDLLWSPSKPDARPHLLVLLLLQTGLKKGETVGIRLEDIDSSNPREPVLTVRYEDGRHPHKERQLFLGPGFLPVLNQYLRIYQPASHLFECTPRNLEYILEDAAHLADIQGGVSFETMRWTSAVRSYRFGAPPDALRQKLGLSAIAWRETFEKIKRLAGPAM